Proteins found in one Chrysemys picta bellii isolate R12L10 unplaced genomic scaffold, ASM1138683v2 scaf147, whole genome shotgun sequence genomic segment:
- the LOC135978156 gene encoding paxillin-like — protein sequence MAQGKAGGSSPPSAPPKPGSQLDSMLGSLQSDLNKLGVATVAKGVCGACKKPIAGQMSLRQHLVVTAMGKTWHPEHFVCTHCQEEIGSRNFFERDGQPYCEKDYHNLFSPRCYYCNGPILDVRFHEKDGKAYCRKDYFDMFAPKCGGCARAILENYISALNTLWHPECFVCRECFTPFINGSFFEHDGQPYCEVHYHERRGSLCSGCQKPITGRCITAMAKKFHPEHFVCAFCLKQLNKGTFKEQNDKPYCQNCFLKLFC from the exons ATGGCCCAGGGGAaagctgggggcagctcccctcCGTCTGCACCCCCAAAACCTGGCAGCCAGTTGGACAGTATGTTGGGAAGCCTCCAGTCTGACCTGAACAAACTGGGAGTAGCTACCGTTGCCAAAGGTGTTTGTGGAGCCTGCAAGAAACCAATTGCTGGACAGATGAGTCTAAGGCAGCATCTT GTCGTCACAGCCATGGGGAAAACCTGGCACCCAGAGCACTTCGTTTGCACCCATTGCCAGGAGGAAATTGGGTCACGCAACTTTTTTGAACGTGATGGTCAGCCCTACTGTGAGAAGGACTATCATAATCTCTTCTCCCCTCGCTGCTACTACTGCAACGGGCCCATCCTCGACGTGA GGTTTCATGAGAAGGATGGCAAAGCCTATTGCCGCAAGGATTACTTCGACATGTTCGCTCCGAAGTGTGGGGGCTGCGCCCGGGCCATCCTGGAAAATTACATCTCTGCCTTGAATACCCTATGGCACCCTGAGTGCTTTGTCTGTCGG GAATGTTTCACGCCGTTCATCAACGGCAGCTTCTTTGAGCACGATGGGCAGCCCTACTGTGAGGTGCATTATCACGAACGCCGCGGCTCGCTGTGTTCCGGCTGCCAGAAGCCCATCACGGGACGCTGCATCACCGCCATGGCCAAGAAATTTCACCCAGAACACTTTGTCTGTGCCTTCTGCCTCAAGCAGCTCAACAAAGGAACCTTCAAGGAACAGAATGACAAGCCCTACTGTCAGAACTGCTTCCTCAAACTCTTCTGCTAG